Proteins from one Acanthopagrus latus isolate v.2019 chromosome 18, fAcaLat1.1, whole genome shotgun sequence genomic window:
- the LOC119007429 gene encoding uncharacterized protein LOC119007429 yields MKEVVLLLLCACFYVGLSYDELEYGSSYTMRLSRRAETLTFIPWHSIHVTILWKRDDPSASEDSRRKVRGSLFMINSLTQQDSGAYIVRDTDHLTLSDKTIRVVARQMSFRNNEGESFSFDYDLEPTSCNIYFIPEGDSVEHQIVHRGRLRPIPKCSGFHPLGVCGVSNTNPQKSCSGRYEVRDSKGNEALVVTVEVEGSSSIDTKKIGLGFGIFFTIVSCCGCLKRCCCGKSSSKEEQPETPDEEPVVHYHEYDHEPVGPGQEQPYPAQPSHTPGVPLIHNPPATVPPAYSEIFSSPAEPTVAPTFTPTFTPTVPVQSDSQPRFELKGTSFSSAPPLSSDSPCGDVYTSEKLNFL; encoded by the exons ATGAAGgaggtggtgttgttgttgctgtgtgccTGTTTCTATGTCG GGCTTTCATATGATGAGCTAGAGTATGGGAGCTCATACACAATGAGGCTGAGCAGAAGGGCTGAGACTCTCACGTTCATCCCTTGGCATAGCATACATGTGACGATCTTGTGGAAACGTGATGACCCTTCAGCCAGTGAGGACAGTAGGCGGAAAGTGAGGGGTAGTCTCTTTATGATCAATTCTTTGACCCAGCAAGACAGTGGGGCCTACATCGTGAGAGACACCGATCACTTGACATTGTCTGACAAGACCATTAGAGTTGTGG CACGACAGATGTCATTTAGAAATAATGAAGGTGAAAGCTTCAGCTTCGACTATGATCTGGAACCAACCTCCTGCAACATTTACTTCATCCCAGAAGGGGACTCAGTCGAGCACCAGATAGTTCATCGTGGAAGGCTACGGCCCATTCCAAAGTGTTCAGGGTTTCATCCGTTAGGGGTTTGTGGGGTTTCAAATACCAACCCCCAGAAGTCATGCAGCGGGCGCTATGAGGTCAGAGATTCAAAGGGCAACGAGGCCTTAGTGGTAACAGTGGAGGTCGAGGGAT CATCATCTATTGATACCAAAAAAATTGGACTGGGCTTCGGCATTTTCTTCACTATAGTCAGTTGCTGTGGCTGCTTGAAGCGCTGCTGCTGTGGGAAGAGCTCCTCCAAAGAGGAGCAGCCTGAGACTCCTGATGAGGAGCCTGTGGTGCACTACCACGAG TATGACCATGAGCCTGTTGGACCAGGGCAAGAGCAACCCTACCCTGCTCAGCCCTCACACACTCCGGGTGTCCCGCTG ATCCACAATCCTCCCGCGACAGTACCGCCAGCCTATTCTGAG attTTTTCATCTCCAGCAGAGCCAACAGTCGCTCCAACCTTCACTCCAACCTTCACTCCAACCGTCCCTGTCCAGTCAGACAGCCAGCCGCGGTTTGAACTGAAGGGGACATCCTTTTCCTCGGCTCCCCCACTCAGTTCAGACTCTCCCTGCGGTGACGTTTATACCTCAGAAAAACTCAACTTCCTCTGA
- the LOC119007430 gene encoding uncharacterized protein LOC119007430, which translates to MSSVKIKDLRQSGTFSGRSEVEDVILQVLDCARRVSRIYRHAYTIDLPPTTEFLEYTLDYDSDETKLLWNRSDPRSFNGERGKMTTLGWDFTTLTQEDNGFYSLRGKDKTLLDRIMLTVEGDSQYYELNVGDRLLISNPYTGDSWTVTFTPAGDDEKQIVMEGGYLAMIEDWELFSGRIQLRRKAIEIDPVEITDSGTFEYRDPHGNLAQVVKVEVIFEPVPTYVYASIAGGIILAVILCCCCVRKCCCKKGSSKRDESAPAAVYYHDQNQPAGQSYSAAPAPDDSYQSVNPPASRQPAATSAGPSVLNPVNINTTPLQPKVSAPGGQGDAPAPSLGSDCLSSEPLPMFELKGLTFPSAPPLGSESTISDVYTSDKLNFL; encoded by the exons ATGAGCTCAGTTAAGATCAAAGATTTGAGACAAAGTGGAACGTTTTCAGGCCGATCTGAAGTAGAGGACGTCATACTGCAAGTTTTGG ATTGTGCTAGAAGAGTCTCAAGGATTTACAGGCACGCTTACACCATCGATCTTCCTCCAACCACTGAATTCCTGGAGTACACTTTGGATTACGATTCAGACGAGACAAAGCTCCTGTGGAATCGCAGCGACCCACGGTCTTTTAATGGAGAAAGGGGAAAGATGACGACTCTTGGCTGGGATTTTACCACCCTCACTCAGGAAGACAACGGCTTTTACAGCCTCAGGGGAAAAGACAAGACTTTGCTGGATAGGATAATGCTCACAGTAGAAG GGGACTCACAATATTATGAACTTAACGTTGGCGATCGGCTTCTCATCTCAAATCCATATACGGGCGACTCGTGGACTGTGACCTTCACCCCTGCGGGggatgatgaaaaacaaatagtGATGGAAGGAGGTTACCTGGCCATGATAGAAGACTGGGAGCTTTTTAGCGGGAGAATTCAGCTCAGGCGGAAAGCCATTGAGATAGATCCTGTGGAGATCACAGATTCCGGCACCTTTGAGTACAGAGACCCACATGGCAACCTGGCCCAGGTTGTGAAGGTGGAGGTAATCTTTG AACCTGTTCCCACATATGTCTATGCTTCTATTGCTGGTGGGATTATCTTAGCGGTGAttctctgctgttgctgtgtgagGAAGTGCTGTTGTAAAAAGGGCTCTTCTAAAAGGGACGAGTCGGCGCCGGCTGCTGTGTATTACCAT GATCAGAATCAACCTGCAGGCCAAAGTTACTCTGCTGCCCCTGCTCCAGATGACTCTTATCAATCAGTGAATCCTCCTGCTTCTAGACAACCTGCAGCTACCTCCGCTGGGCCATCG GTGCTGAACCCAGTGAATATCAATACGACTCCCCTTCAACCaaag GTTTCAGCTCCAGGAGGGCAGGGAGACGCTCCAGCTCCGTCACTCGGCTCTGATTGCCTCTCCTCAGAACCTCTGCCAATGTTCGAGCTGAAAGGGCTGACCTTTCCCTCTGCTCCCCCACTCGGTTCAGAATCAACTATCAGTGACGTTTATACCTCTGATAAACTCAACTTTCTGTAA
- the LOC119008110 gene encoding uncharacterized protein LOC119008110 isoform X1, with the protein MTFRAPGCGRGGGCAMARLFLAISVLALGSAVGLAGAEAEQAKPTDGSPPAVTLRTLITGTCQEVQRYAESVVGSGVIRSAAESAVLFLESMLGQENIYTVAMFFETVIRFLAEGAASGLNVIAVYVTEILRVTGFDVALTLPRFTPEGVTAIAQWGLVGLIGYWVLTIVLRLLICVVRRVFWVVKTVLALWLFGLIVTDKTASADTTAVRLGGLVLGCVLLTLLTSSSEKTCGVEHRLSCLEGRLKAVEKRKGE; encoded by the exons ATGACTTTTCGTGCGCCTGGCTGTGGGCGCGGCGGTGGATGTGCCATGGCTCGGCTTTTCCTCGCCATCTCCGTGCTGGCGCTCGGGTCGGCGGTGGGCTTGGCTGGAGCCGAAGCTGAGCAGGCCAAACCGACAGACGGGAGCCCACCGGCGGTCACCCTCCGCACCCTGATCACCGGAACCTGCCAGGAGGTCCAGCGTTACGCGGAGTCGGTGGTGGGAAGCGGCGTGATACGTTCAGCTGCTGAg AGTGCTGTGTTGTTTCTTGAGTCAATGCTTGGTCAGGAGAACATCTATACGGTGGCcatg TTTTTCGAGACGGTGATCCGATTCCTGGCCGAGGGAGCTGCCAGCGGCCTGAATGTCATCGCTGTGTACGTCACAGAGATCCTCAGGGTCACAGGCTTCGATG TTGCCCTGACGTTGCCCCGCTTCACTCCAGAGGGCGTGACCGCCATCGCCCAGTGGGGTCTGGTGGGCCTCATTGGCTACTGGGTGCTGACCATTGTTCTCCGCCTGCTGATTTGCGTTGTGAGGCGGGTGTTCTGGGTGGTGAAAACCGTCTTGGCGCTCTGGCTTTTCGGACTGATCGTGACTGACAAGACCGCCAGTGCAGACACCACAGCGGTCCGACTGGGCGGCCTGGTGCTGGGGTGCGTCCTGCTGACGCTGCTCACTTCGAGCTCTGAAAAGACTTGCGGAGTGGAGCACCGTCTGAGCTGCCTGGAGGGCCGGCTGAAGGCGGTCGAGAAGAGGAAAGGTGAATAG
- the LOC119008110 gene encoding uncharacterized protein LOC119008110 isoform X2: MTFRAPGCGRGGGCAMARLFLAISVLALGSAVGLAGAEAEQAKPTDGSPPAVTLRTLITGTCQEVQRYAESVVGSGVIRSAAEFFETVIRFLAEGAASGLNVIAVYVTEILRVTGFDVALTLPRFTPEGVTAIAQWGLVGLIGYWVLTIVLRLLICVVRRVFWVVKTVLALWLFGLIVTDKTASADTTAVRLGGLVLGCVLLTLLTSSSEKTCGVEHRLSCLEGRLKAVEKRKGE, translated from the exons ATGACTTTTCGTGCGCCTGGCTGTGGGCGCGGCGGTGGATGTGCCATGGCTCGGCTTTTCCTCGCCATCTCCGTGCTGGCGCTCGGGTCGGCGGTGGGCTTGGCTGGAGCCGAAGCTGAGCAGGCCAAACCGACAGACGGGAGCCCACCGGCGGTCACCCTCCGCACCCTGATCACCGGAACCTGCCAGGAGGTCCAGCGTTACGCGGAGTCGGTGGTGGGAAGCGGCGTGATACGTTCAGCTGCTGAg TTTTTCGAGACGGTGATCCGATTCCTGGCCGAGGGAGCTGCCAGCGGCCTGAATGTCATCGCTGTGTACGTCACAGAGATCCTCAGGGTCACAGGCTTCGATG TTGCCCTGACGTTGCCCCGCTTCACTCCAGAGGGCGTGACCGCCATCGCCCAGTGGGGTCTGGTGGGCCTCATTGGCTACTGGGTGCTGACCATTGTTCTCCGCCTGCTGATTTGCGTTGTGAGGCGGGTGTTCTGGGTGGTGAAAACCGTCTTGGCGCTCTGGCTTTTCGGACTGATCGTGACTGACAAGACCGCCAGTGCAGACACCACAGCGGTCCGACTGGGCGGCCTGGTGCTGGGGTGCGTCCTGCTGACGCTGCTCACTTCGAGCTCTGAAAAGACTTGCGGAGTGGAGCACCGTCTGAGCTGCCTGGAGGGCCGGCTGAAGGCGGTCGAGAAGAGGAAAGGTGAATAG